The Halanaerobium praevalens DSM 2228 genome contains a region encoding:
- a CDS encoding family 1 encapsulin nanocompartment shell protein has translation MDILKRSLAPFAEDTWSFLDEEATDVLSQKLKARKEVDFLGPKGLELSSINTGRFSPVGIEDVEGVTYSTREVLPLVELKVPFKMKISEIEALARGAEDVDTDPLAAAASKLAKAENKAVFYGLDEVNIEGIVEASEYEEVSVSAGEKELISGLLKALNLFENNSVGGPKRLLLGPELYSLLYELDDKGYPLKRKVEEMVESGAVLVPDLGNRGLLISERGGDFELTVGQDISLGYEERKGDEIELFFLETFTFRVNGPEAAVVLK, from the coding sequence ATGGATATTTTAAAACGTTCCTTAGCACCATTTGCAGAAGATACTTGGAGCTTTTTAGATGAAGAAGCAACTGATGTTTTGAGCCAGAAATTAAAGGCTCGAAAAGAAGTTGACTTTTTGGGACCTAAAGGTTTAGAACTATCTTCAATTAATACTGGTCGTTTTAGTCCAGTTGGAATTGAAGATGTAGAAGGTGTAACTTATTCTACTAGAGAAGTTCTTCCTTTAGTAGAATTGAAAGTTCCATTTAAAATGAAAATTAGTGAAATTGAAGCTTTAGCTAGAGGTGCTGAAGATGTTGATACTGATCCATTAGCTGCAGCTGCATCTAAATTAGCTAAAGCAGAAAATAAAGCTGTATTTTATGGTCTTGATGAAGTAAATATTGAGGGAATAGTGGAAGCTTCAGAATATGAAGAAGTAAGTGTATCGGCTGGAGAAAAAGAATTAATTTCTGGTCTGCTTAAAGCTTTAAACTTGTTTGAAAATAATAGTGTTGGTGGACCTAAACGTTTACTTTTAGGCCCAGAATTATATTCTTTATTATATGAGTTAGATGATAAAGGATACCCACTAAAAAGAAAAGTAGAAGAAATGGTTGAAAGTGGTGCTGTTTTAGTACCAGATCTTGGGAATAGAGGTCTTTTGATTTCTGAGCGCGGTGGTGACTTTGAATTAACTGTGGGTCAAGATATCTCTCTTGGTTATGAAGAGAGAAAAGGTGATGAAATAGAGTTGTTTTTCTTAGAAACATTTACCTTTAGAGTTAATGGACCTGAAGCTGCTGTAGTTTTAAAATAG
- a CDS encoding putative DNA modification/repair radical SAM protein, translating into MELQKKLEILSDAAKYDVSCSASGSSGRGNSSSLGNTSVGGICHSWTADGRCVSLLKILFTNHCIYDCQYCINRASNDRPRASFTPVEVAKLTIDFYKRNYIEGLFLSSAVNKNPDWTMEQLLKTVQLLRNKHNYQGYIHLKAIPGADFKLIYQAGLLADRMSVNIELPSETSLAKLAPQKKKAGILAPMKGIGEKIANNIIERKKYKLKDKFVPAGQSTQLIVGASPESDKQIISLSEGLYNNFNLKRVYYSAYLPVNKSSLLPTLTGPPLKREHRLYQADWLLRFYGFKAGELLTPDRENFDLKIDPKADWAINNLDQFPIEVNQASYQMLLRVPGIGPRSAAKIVKARKEKKLNHYNLKKLRIVLKRANFFITCNGKYAAAVPFKKSVIYNRLAEKESQQLSLFGAEDSNRSEKAWDLEQA; encoded by the coding sequence ATGGAGCTTCAAAAAAAACTTGAAATTTTAAGCGATGCTGCTAAATATGATGTTTCTTGTTCTGCTAGTGGTAGTAGTGGTCGTGGTAATAGTTCTAGTCTTGGTAACACGAGTGTTGGTGGTATTTGCCACAGTTGGACTGCTGATGGGCGCTGTGTTTCACTACTTAAAATTCTTTTTACAAATCACTGTATTTATGACTGTCAATATTGTATTAATAGAGCTAGCAATGATCGCCCTCGTGCTTCTTTTACTCCAGTAGAGGTAGCTAAGTTAACTATTGATTTTTATAAAAGAAATTATATTGAGGGCTTATTTTTAAGTTCAGCTGTAAATAAAAATCCAGATTGGACAATGGAACAACTTTTAAAAACTGTACAACTTTTACGAAATAAGCATAATTATCAGGGTTATATTCATTTAAAAGCAATTCCTGGAGCAGATTTTAAATTGATTTATCAAGCAGGTTTGCTGGCAGATCGAATGAGTGTTAATATAGAATTACCAAGTGAAACTAGTTTAGCAAAATTGGCTCCTCAGAAGAAAAAAGCTGGTATCTTGGCGCCAATGAAGGGAATTGGTGAAAAAATAGCTAATAATATTATTGAACGTAAAAAATATAAACTCAAAGATAAGTTTGTACCAGCTGGCCAATCAACTCAATTAATTGTTGGTGCTAGTCCAGAATCAGATAAACAAATTATTTCTTTATCTGAAGGTTTATATAACAATTTTAATCTAAAGCGAGTTTATTATTCTGCTTATTTACCAGTAAATAAGTCTTCACTTTTGCCGACTTTGACTGGTCCACCGCTAAAAAGAGAACACCGTTTATACCAAGCAGATTGGCTTTTACGATTTTATGGTTTTAAGGCAGGAGAATTATTAACTCCAGACAGAGAAAATTTTGATTTAAAAATTGATCCTAAAGCAGATTGGGCAATTAATAATTTAGATCAATTTCCAATTGAAGTTAATCAAGCTTCATATCAGATGCTGCTTCGAGTTCCTGGGATTGGGCCGCGTTCTGCTGCTAAAATAGTTAAAGCTAGAAAAGAAAAAAAATTAAACCATTATAATTTAAAAAAACTGAGAATAGTTTTAAAAAGAGCTAACTTTTTTATTACCTGTAATGGGAAATATGCAGCTGCAGTTCCATTTAAAAAAAGTGTGATTTATAATCGCTTAGCAGAAAAAGAGAGTCAGCAGCTTTCTTTATTTGGAGCAGAAGATAGTAACAGGAGTGAAAAAGCTTGGGACCTTGAACAGGCCTAA
- a CDS encoding TIGR03915 family putative DNA repair protein — translation MHTDEQTNKVYIYDGSYQGLLTTLYTAFKLKEIPVKILAKNKFKKDLFYQEKKIETDFKKAEFFSEQIKEHISAQALNNIFHAYLSEAEKVEIYLFRYLFKGFKVGAEVDEYLTKTYVREIHDLAHKVRHESHRLKGFIRLKEAAGNKYYGAIEPDFKILILLGPHFKKRFSTIDWIIHDKKREKAVIFSKDNSEWLLIDLEKDFEPELSKKEKDIQNLWQSFFEAVTIENRRNLKVQQQFMPKKYWKYLIEKPANYNKLK, via the coding sequence ATGCATACTGATGAACAAACTAATAAGGTATATATTTATGATGGTAGTTATCAGGGTCTGCTAACCACTTTATATACTGCTTTTAAATTAAAAGAGATACCAGTTAAGATTTTAGCAAAAAATAAATTTAAAAAAGATCTTTTTTATCAGGAGAAAAAAATTGAAACTGATTTTAAAAAAGCTGAATTTTTTAGTGAACAAATAAAAGAACATATTTCAGCTCAAGCCTTAAATAATATTTTTCATGCTTATTTATCAGAGGCGGAAAAAGTAGAGATTTATCTATTTCGTTATTTGTTTAAAGGTTTTAAAGTAGGAGCTGAAGTTGATGAATATTTAACTAAAACTTATGTTAGAGAGATTCATGATTTAGCCCATAAAGTTAGACATGAGAGTCATAGACTTAAAGGTTTTATTAGATTAAAAGAGGCTGCAGGAAATAAATATTATGGAGCAATTGAGCCTGATTTTAAGATTTTAATTTTATTAGGACCTCATTTTAAAAAAAGGTTTTCAACAATTGATTGGATAATTCATGATAAAAAAAGAGAAAAAGCAGTGATCTTTTCAAAAGATAATTCAGAATGGCTTTTAATTGATTTAGAAAAAGATTTTGAGCCAGAATTATCAAAAAAAGAAAAAGATATTCAAAATCTCTGGCAAAGTTTTTTTGAAGCTGTAACTATTGAAAATCGGAGAAATCTTAAAGTACAGCAGCAGTTTATGCCTAAAAAATATTGGAAATATCTAATAGAAAAACCAGCTAATTATAATAAGCTTAAATAA
- the wecB gene encoding non-hydrolyzing UDP-N-acetylglucosamine 2-epimerase, with translation MQKKIMAVFGTRPEAIKMAPLLKALKKNKNYKLVITVTAQHREMLDQVLDLFKLKPDYDLDIMQKNQSLSGLAARIIAKLDQILSNEKPDLLLVHGDTSSTFIGALTSFYHQIKIAHIEAGLRTQSKYSPFPEEMNRQLTGVLADLNFAPTKNAKANLLLENKDPAKIFVSGNTVIDALLSVVDKSYDFKNELLANLNFKQKKIILLTAHRRENLGQPMKSIFQAVKQLTAVNNDLEVIFPVHLNPAIRKLSQEIFAENEQVHLIEPLDYLPFANLMARSDLILTDSGGIQEEAPALGKPVLVLRDTTERPEAVKAGTVVKVGTKTKKIFIETMKLLTDSEAYQKRAKAINPYGDGQAVSRIVAALDYDFGFKKKRPQDFKF, from the coding sequence ATGCAAAAAAAAATTATGGCAGTTTTTGGAACAAGACCAGAAGCAATTAAGATGGCCCCTTTATTAAAGGCTCTTAAAAAAAATAAAAATTATAAATTAGTAATAACTGTTACAGCTCAACATCGAGAAATGTTAGATCAGGTCCTTGATTTATTTAAGCTTAAACCTGATTATGACTTAGATATTATGCAAAAAAATCAGAGTTTAAGTGGACTTGCAGCTAGAATAATAGCAAAACTAGATCAAATTTTAAGTAATGAAAAACCAGATCTTTTATTAGTGCATGGAGATACTTCTTCTACTTTTATAGGTGCTTTAACTTCTTTTTATCATCAAATAAAGATTGCTCATATAGAAGCTGGTTTGAGGACTCAATCTAAATATTCTCCTTTTCCAGAAGAAATGAACAGACAATTAACTGGAGTTTTAGCTGATTTAAATTTTGCTCCTACTAAAAATGCTAAAGCAAACCTTTTATTAGAGAATAAAGATCCTGCTAAGATTTTTGTAAGTGGAAATACAGTTATTGATGCTTTATTATCAGTAGTAGATAAATCTTATGATTTTAAAAATGAATTACTTGCTAATTTAAATTTTAAGCAGAAAAAAATTATTTTATTAACAGCTCATCGACGAGAAAACTTAGGCCAGCCAATGAAAAGTATTTTTCAGGCAGTAAAACAGTTAACTGCAGTAAATAATGATTTAGAAGTTATTTTTCCAGTCCACTTAAATCCAGCTATTAGAAAATTAAGCCAAGAAATTTTTGCAGAGAATGAGCAAGTCCACTTAATTGAGCCACTTGACTATTTACCTTTTGCTAATTTAATGGCTAGATCTGATTTGATTTTAACTGATTCAGGAGGAATTCAAGAAGAAGCTCCAGCTTTGGGTAAACCAGTTTTAGTTTTAAGAGATACTACTGAAAGACCAGAAGCAGTTAAAGCTGGAACAGTAGTTAAAGTTGGGACAAAGACCAAAAAGATTTTTATTGAAACTATGAAATTATTAACTGATTCTGAGGCTTATCAAAAAAGAGCCAAAGCTATTAACCCTTATGGTGATGGTCAAGCAGTTAGTAGAATAGTTGCAGCTTTAGACTATGATTTTGGTTTTAAAAAGAAAAGACCACAAGATTTTAAGTTTTAA